Proteins co-encoded in one Natronorubrum daqingense genomic window:
- the hisE gene encoding phosphoribosyl-ATP diphosphatase → MDDTLEELFAVIEDRKETLPEDSYTASLFTHEKGENAVLEKLGEESTELVLAAKDDDHDEVAYEAADIVYHLLVLLSMKEMSLEDLEAELEARR, encoded by the coding sequence ATGGACGACACGCTCGAAGAGTTGTTCGCCGTCATCGAAGATCGGAAGGAAACGCTCCCGGAGGACTCCTACACCGCGTCGCTGTTCACGCACGAAAAGGGCGAGAACGCGGTGTTGGAAAAGCTCGGCGAGGAATCCACGGAACTCGTTCTGGCGGCCAAAGACGACGACCACGACGAGGTCGCCTACGAGGCGGCCGACATCGTCTACCACCTGCTGGTGTTGCTCTCGATGAAAGAGATGAGCCTCGAGGACCTCGAGGCCGAACTCGAGGCACGACGGTAA
- a CDS encoding TRAP transporter large permease subunit has translation MTGSSGAEYQRPARRNDPRSLGTTVVTAAAVCFWAAMLYALHPELVPLGQESVSRMTVATIVLGGVLAVYALESCRRALAADNQLEAAALGVAFGAVFLGSGYVYRNGIELVGRSELTLAGTAAALALFVVVWYSVWREIGVVPAGLVGLALAYAAVGSSLPDPIGHGGLEVDTVVLQLAIGSGVHGSFVQTTGLEIALVVLYAALVVTTGGAEVLRSAATYTSSRLGAARAWALGSALLASVSGSYLANADLLRSRSVPALSERGLRERTAAGIEAAASTVGQVLPPTVFVAGILGATLVPELTLTNVVVAGLFPAAIAVICFLVALRFVIDEADRGEDGASSQSGEGTTAPRSPEPTHARGELAICGVRFVLPIVAFVGLYYGDIAVTVSQAMVWAILLAVFLGIVVPVAQSVYRPRATEPSYHRPTTAFGTALGDTARGLRLGALVLAPVVIVVAAIGIVTELLLVTEATGLFLNASTALEAWPLALVVFAMIVAALGTPGLPTAVGTAFVGSLVVVGGGQEPTDLSPFFVTLYVVAGAALLPPVAVAAARTARTDTVETWAVSSVALRLLAPLYVLPFAFVSRPELVSPSPTLESLSVGLLTLVGGLAVVYASNAPIPLSRGTRWLARGVVGTLGAAAMVAPTTTLQLLFAPAAVVAVAVVRRR, from the coding sequence GTGACGGGTTCGAGCGGTGCCGAGTACCAGCGACCGGCACGACGGAACGATCCGCGTTCGCTCGGAACAACGGTGGTTACCGCCGCAGCCGTCTGCTTTTGGGCGGCAATGCTGTACGCGTTACATCCGGAACTGGTCCCGCTCGGCCAAGAGTCGGTCTCTCGGATGACGGTGGCGACCATCGTTCTCGGCGGCGTCCTCGCCGTCTACGCGCTCGAGTCCTGTCGCCGGGCACTCGCGGCGGACAACCAACTGGAAGCGGCCGCCCTTGGCGTCGCGTTCGGAGCAGTTTTCCTCGGAAGCGGGTACGTCTACCGAAACGGCATCGAACTCGTTGGACGGTCGGAACTGACGCTGGCTGGAACGGCCGCTGCTCTCGCCCTCTTCGTCGTCGTCTGGTACTCCGTCTGGCGAGAAATCGGCGTCGTTCCCGCCGGATTAGTCGGCCTCGCGCTCGCGTACGCCGCGGTGGGCTCGTCGCTTCCCGATCCGATCGGTCACGGCGGACTCGAAGTCGACACGGTGGTGTTGCAGCTGGCGATCGGCAGCGGCGTTCACGGCTCGTTCGTTCAGACGACAGGTCTCGAAATCGCGCTCGTCGTGTTGTACGCGGCACTCGTGGTCACCACTGGTGGGGCCGAGGTGCTTCGGTCGGCTGCGACGTACACCTCTTCCCGGCTCGGGGCTGCCCGAGCGTGGGCACTCGGGTCGGCGCTCCTCGCGTCGGTCAGCGGCTCGTACCTGGCGAACGCTGATCTGTTGCGGTCCCGCTCGGTTCCGGCGTTGAGCGAGCGAGGGCTGCGTGAGCGGACCGCCGCCGGAATTGAAGCGGCCGCGTCGACGGTCGGGCAGGTGTTGCCGCCGACCGTCTTCGTCGCCGGCATTCTCGGCGCGACGCTCGTTCCCGAGCTCACGCTCACGAACGTCGTCGTCGCAGGCCTGTTCCCGGCGGCGATCGCGGTGATCTGCTTTCTCGTCGCGTTGCGATTCGTCATCGACGAAGCAGATCGAGGCGAGGACGGGGCCTCGAGTCAGTCGGGTGAGGGAACGACGGCCCCTCGAAGCCCGGAGCCGACTCACGCGAGGGGTGAACTCGCGATATGTGGCGTTCGATTCGTGCTTCCGATCGTCGCGTTCGTCGGGTTGTACTACGGCGATATCGCCGTCACGGTGTCTCAGGCGATGGTGTGGGCGATCCTTCTGGCGGTGTTCCTGGGTATCGTCGTCCCCGTCGCCCAGAGCGTCTACAGGCCGCGGGCGACCGAACCGTCGTACCACCGACCGACCACTGCGTTTGGAACGGCGCTCGGAGACACCGCTCGCGGGCTACGCCTGGGTGCGCTCGTGCTTGCACCGGTGGTGATCGTCGTCGCTGCGATCGGCATCGTCACGGAACTTCTCCTCGTTACCGAAGCGACGGGGCTATTCCTGAACGCCAGTACGGCGCTCGAGGCGTGGCCCCTGGCCCTCGTTGTGTTCGCGATGATCGTCGCCGCGCTGGGAACGCCCGGGCTCCCGACGGCCGTGGGTACGGCCTTCGTCGGTTCGCTGGTCGTCGTCGGAGGTGGGCAGGAACCGACGGATCTGTCCCCGTTTTTCGTCACGCTCTACGTGGTCGCGGGGGCCGCACTGCTCCCACCCGTCGCCGTCGCGGCGGCGCGAACCGCTCGAACCGATACAGTCGAGACCTGGGCCGTCTCGTCCGTCGCATTGCGACTGCTCGCGCCGCTGTACGTCCTCCCGTTCGCGTTCGTCTCTCGGCCCGAACTCGTCTCGCCGTCGCCGACGCTCGAAAGCCTCTCCGTCGGGCTGTTGACGCTCGTGGGAGGGCTTGCCGTCGTCTACGCGAGCAACGCGCCGATTCCGTTGTCCCGAGGGACTCGGTGGCTCGCGCGCGGCGTCGTGGGAACGCTCGGCGCGGCGGCGATGGTTGCCCCAACGACGACGCTCCAACTCCTCTTCGCCCCAGCAGCGGTCGTCGCAGTAGCGGTCGTCCGGCGGCGGTAG
- a CDS encoding bifunctional nuclease family protein, producing the protein MQASIDAVRVAGTPQGPVPVVVLEVADEDDVVPIFIGFNEATSIARGLEAEDIGRPLTHDLLLDVMEELGSRVDRVVVNEIKERSDGRGGTYIADLHVQTPRGETVIDCRPSDSLALAARTNVPIEITEDVFEDGRDESETFEQLEDIRTVTGEM; encoded by the coding sequence ATGCAGGCATCCATCGACGCGGTTCGCGTCGCGGGGACGCCACAGGGTCCGGTTCCAGTGGTCGTTCTCGAGGTCGCCGACGAAGACGACGTCGTGCCGATTTTCATCGGATTCAACGAGGCGACGAGTATCGCGCGCGGACTCGAGGCCGAAGACATCGGCCGGCCGCTGACCCACGACCTCTTGCTCGACGTCATGGAGGAGTTAGGGAGTCGTGTCGATCGCGTCGTCGTCAACGAGATCAAAGAGCGTTCGGACGGCCGGGGTGGCACCTACATCGCCGACCTCCACGTGCAGACGCCACGCGGCGAGACGGTCATCGACTGTCGACCGAGCGACTCGCTCGCGCTCGCGGCGCGGACGAACGTGCCGATCGAGATTACCGAAGACGTCTTCGAGGACGGACGCGACGAGAGCGAAACGTTCGAGCAACTCGAGGATATTCGCACCGTCACGGGTGAGATGTAG